The DNA segment GGGCGCGGCCCGGCGCAGAGCTGATAGACGTCGGTAAGGCGCCGGGCGACAAGAAGAACCGGCAACCGGACATCAATGAGCTTCTCATCGGCCACGTCAGAGAAGGCAAGACCGTGGTGCGTCTCAAGGGCGGCGACCCGTTCGTCTTCGGGCGTGGCGGCGAGGAGGTGCTCGCGCTCGTTGAGGCTGGCCTGCCGTTCGAGGTGGTGCCCGGGATAACCTCCGCCATCGCCGCGCCGGCGTACGCCGGTATACCTGTCACGCACCGCGGGATATCCACATCCGTGACCATCGTGACAGGCAGCGAAGCGCCTGGCAAGGACGACCCCTCCGTTGACTGGAAGCGCGTCCTCCAGCCCAAGGGCACTGCAGTTATCCTCATGGGCTGGGAGAACCTCAAGCAGATCACTACCGGGCTCATTGCGTCAGGCACCCCACCGGAAACGCCGATAGCACTGGTTTACTGGGGCACCGAGCCTTACCAGAAGGCCGTGTCGGGGACGCTGGCTGATATCATCGAAATCGCAACGGCCGCGGGCATATCCAACCCCGTCGTCGCCATCGTCGGCGAAGTCGTGAAGCTTCGGGAGCGGCTCCGGTGGTTTGATAACCGCCCGCTGTTCGGCAAGCGCGTGCTTGTGACGCGCACCCGCTCGCAGGCCAGCGTGCTTTCCGATCTACTCTCCCGGGAAGGCGCTCAGCCCATCGAGATACCGACAATCGAGATACAACCCGTCGAGGACTTCTGCGAGGTGGATGGTGAGCTTGCCGGACTGGCGGGCTACAATTGGGTGGTCTTCACCAGCGTGAACGCCATCGACATCGTATTCGAACGGCTCAGCGCAGGAGGCCGGGACGCCAGGGCGTTCGGCCCGGCGAAGATAGCGGCTATCGGATCATCCTCGGCAGATGCCCTCCGCGCGAAGGGCATCGTAGCCGACGCCGTGGCGGACGATGCGGCGTCCGAGGGTATTGTCGGCACACTGGTCGCGATGGGCATTGCCGGGGCGAAGATTCTATTTCCCAGGGCGGAAAAGAGCCGTGATATCATATCCCGCGGGCTCACATCCGCAGGCGCCTCCGTCAAGGAGGTGGTCATTTATAGAAACGTGCGTCCGGCAGACGCCGCCGAGCGGCTTAACAGGGCCATGGAGGCCCCGCTGGACGTTGTGACTTTCGCAAGCTCCTCGTCGGTCCGAAACCTCGTCGACCTGCTGGGTGGGGACATTACGAAGCTGGGAGCGCCGCTCGTGGCCTGTATTGGGCCCGTTACCGCGGCCGCCGCCCGCGACCTTGGGCTCAGGGTTGACATCGTCGGCAAGGACCAGACAATTCGAGGGTTGGTCGATGCTATCAGACAGCATTTCGTCGAGGCGGAGGCCGCTAGAAATGGCTAGCTTTCCGAAACTGCGGCAGCGCAGGCTCCGCAAAAACCAGGCTATCCGGACCCTTGTCCAGGAGACCCGCCTTTCGGTGGGCGACCTCATTAACCCTATGTTCGTGACGCACGGCCGCGACGTGCGAGCGGATATCAAGCCCATGCCCGGCGTGCAGCAACTATCGCTGGACCACCTCATCCGGGAGTGCGAATCGGTTGCCGAGATGGGGATTCCCGGCGTGCTCCTCTTCGGCATACCCAAGAGCAAGGACGCCGAGGGCACGGAAGCCTACGACTCCGCGGGAATCATCCAGGAGGCGATTCGCGTCATCAAGCAGACGGTGCCGCATCTCCTGGTCATCACAGATGTATGCCTCTGCGAATACACAAGCCACGGCCACTGCGGCGTCCTCTTCGAGAGTGGCGACGTGGATAACGACCGGACGCTCCAGCTCCTGGCCAGGACGGCGGTGCGCCAGGCCGAGGCGGGCGCCGACATTGTCGCCCCCTCGGCGATGATGGACGGGCAGGTCGGCGCCATCCGCGAGGCGCTGGACTCGGCAGGCTTCGGCCACACGCCCATCATGGCCTACTCCGCCAAATACGCCTCCGGCTTCTACGGCCCCTTCCGCACCGCCGCGGGCTCCACGCCGCAGTTCGGCGACAGGCGCGGCTACCAGATGGACCCGCCGAACGTGCGCGAGGCGATGCGCGAAATTGACCAGGACCTGGCAGAGGGTGCGGACATGGTCATGGTGAAGCCTGCTCTGGCATACCTGGACGTCATTGCGAAGGCCAAGCAGACCTTCAACGCACCCATTGCCGCGTACAACGTGAGCGGCGAATACGCCATGGTCAAGGCCGCCGCCGCCAACGGGTGGGTGGACGGTCAACGCGTCACTACGGAGATCCTCACTGCAATCAAGCGCGCCGGCGCGGACATGATCATCACCTACCACGCCAAGGAAATTGCCCAGTGGATCAAGGCCGGCTAGCTGGCGACGCTCCTGCGCCGGAACGCGGCTTTCCCGCCCATAACCTCCACCTGACCCGACCCAGCACATCCGCGACGTGGACCGGGCCGTAGTCCCGGCTGTCAGTGCTCTGGAGCCGGTTGTCCCCCATGAGAAAGACTTCACCCGCGCCCAGCCGCAGGCGCAGCCCGCCTTCCCCCAGGTAAGGTGGACCTCCCCTCAGGTACGGCTCCGGCAGCGCCGCTCCGTTTACCAGCAGCTCGCCGTCCACAAGCGCAATCTCCTCCCCCGATAGGCCTATCACGCGCTTGAGAGTCCTCCTGGTCCGTTCCCGAGGGTCCAGCGCCGCTACGATGTCGCCGCGCTTCAGGCGCGCGCCCGGACGCAGGGAACGCACGATGAGCACATCGCCCTCGCGGAGCGATGGCCGCATGCTGTGCCCGCGCACAACGTAGATTTCAAGAGGCATTCTCATAGGCCGTGACCCGTTGACAACACAGGCAGTTCCAAATACGGTTGAAAGGCGCACTGCTGGACTTCGAAGCACGGAGATCCCGAATTGACGACCGGCCACCAGGCAGATACCACCGTCCGTCACAGCACTGTAACCCTCGCCGGAAGGCCCGTGCGCTACTCACAGGCCGGCGAGGGCCTCGCCGAGGCGGTCATTTTCATCCACGGCGGCGCGAGCACACGGCGCGATTGGGAGGAGACCCTGTCGGCCATGGCCGCCTCGTACAGCGTATACGCCCCGGACCTGATCGGCTACGGGGAGAGCGACAAGTCTCTCCCCAGGTACTCCCTTCCGCACTTCACGGACTGCATTCGCGACTTCATGGCGGCGCTCGGCATACGCAAGGCCCACTTCGTCGGCCACTCTCTCGGCGGACGCGTCTGCCTTGAAATGGCGTCGCAGTTCCCAGAGGCCGTCGCCAGCCTGACCCTGGTGGCCCCGATGGGCCTTGGCAGGCTTACCGTCCTCGGCCAGGCGCTCGTGGGTGCAGTGTGGGTGAAGCTCAACGTCCTCAGGAGCCCGCTGCCCTACCCCAGACTCGATATCCGCCTCTCCGACCCGGCGGTCGCCTCTTTCGGAAGCATCGCCGTGCCGGCGCTCGTTGTGTGGGGCAAGCGCGACATGTACTTTCCCCACCGCTACGGGAGAACGATAGCCGCAACGCTAAGGAACGCCTCTTTCGAGCTCTTCGAAGAGTGCGGCCACGCCCCCCACCGCGAGTCGCCGCAGCGATTTCAGGCACTTCTCACCCAGTTCCTGAACGGCGGCCGGTAGGCGCCCCTATCAGCCGCACATTGCCATCATATCTATGGTACTGTAACCTTTAGTTGACCAATTTTGAAAGCAACCAGGGAGGAGACCAACATGCGAATCGGAGCTGCAATCAGGCGAGTCCTGCCGGTGCGGGAAGGCCACGCGCACTGCGATATCCCTTGCGGTATATACGACCCCATCGTCGCCAAGATAGCTGCGCAGACCGTCCACAAGATGGCGATGCGGATCAAGGCGCTCTCTTCGCCCACGGGCGACGCGGCGCAGGCGTATACGATGACCAGGCTTATCGCCGTCAAGGAGCATCACGCCGAGATCTGCAAGCGCGAGGTGGACATCCTCTGGCACGACTACTTCAAGCCCGAGCACCTGACGAAGTACCCGGACCTGCACACGCTGGTGTGGGAGACGACCAAGCTCGCCTCCGCAAACAAGCAGAACGTGGACCCGGACTCCGCCCAGAAGCTCGTTGAGAAGGTGGACAAGATCGCTGAGATCTTCTGGGCCACCAAGGGCGTGACCTACAGCGACCCCAACGCGACGGTCCGCTTCGGAAAGTAGTCCCAGGGGACTATAGACTTTGGCGAAAGGCAGTGAAGGCGTTCAAAACGAACGCCTTCACTGTTTTCTATACGTAGACGAAACGCCGATTGCGAAATCCGCCATACGTTGCGAATAATGGATTCAGGAGAGGTAAACCGACTAGGGAATTCGATTTAGCCCAACGGGAGGTGCGTCGTGAAAGTCCTGATCACCTGCGACGCGCTCGACCTCATAAAGCGGCGTGGCGGCTACGCGCAGGTGCACTTCAGGCCGCCCGCCGGCTCTTCCGGCTATGAGCTAGAGGTGGTTGCCCGTCGCCGCCCCTTTTCCATGGCCATCTACGCCACACCGCTGTTCGATGTGGTCATTCAGATCCCACCCGAGCTTGAGCGCTGGTCTCATACGCTGGGCATCAAGGCCGCCCCCGCATGGCCGCTCCCGGTCCTTGACGCAGAAATGGGAGCGCCGTGGGGCCGGCTGCACACGGCGCAGTGTTCCCACCATCCGCGCCGAAATCTACTTCTTGACCTCTTTCCACTCTGACGTGACCTTCTTCGTCTCCGGCTTGTACTCCTCGCGCGGCGGCGAGAAGATATCAAGCGCCACGGCCTTCATCGAGTACCCCTTGACGCCGTGCGGCACCCCGCCCGGGATGACGTAGCAGTCCCCAGGCTTCATGTGCCTGACCTCATCCCCGATGGTCATCTCGAACTCGCCCTCCATCACAATGCCCGCCTGCTCGTGCGGGTGCGTGTGGATAGGGATAACGGAATGGGGGTCCGTCTCAAGCAGGCTCATCATTATCTTGTCGCCCCACATCGTGCGCAGCGTCGCGCCCTTTATGAGCTCGCGCTTCGGGACAGCGGACGACTTGTAGAAATACGGCATTGCGCCACCTCGAATGTTGGATTACTTGTTCCGCGCGGCCATCGCGCGTTTGTGTTGGGGCAGCAGGCAAGCGAGGATGAACTCGTTGCCAAGCGCCGGCACCCTCATCTCGTGGGCTATGCGGGCCACGGCGCCATTCAGCACCTCGACCTCCATCGGGTTGTCGCGGATGAGGTCCGTGTACATGGATGAGGTGTTCTTCCCGCCGGTCGCGATCCACTTCGCGATGATGCCCTCGACGTAGCCCGGCTCCATCTCCACGCCCTTCGCCTTCGCAGCGGCAACCGCCTCCCGCATCACCTCGCGCATAACGTCCAGCGTCCTGGGCTCCGCGAGTATGTCTTTCAGCGGCGACCGCGTGATGCATGTCATGCCGCTGAGACCGCAGATGTAGATGAGCTTCTTCCAGAGCTCGAACATGATGTTGGGAGAGAGGGTGACGTTTATCTTCGCGGCCGCGAGAGCCTCATTGACGGTCGTAGCCCGCGGAGACAGGCTGCCGTCCTCCTCGCCGAATATGATATTGCAATTGCCGCCCTCTTCGATGATAAAACCGGCGTCCTTGCGGCTGGCGTCGACGTACGTCACGCCGAGCAACACCTTCCCCTTCCCGAATGCCTTGCCCAGCGCATCGCCGCTGCCGATGCCGTTCTGGAGCGTGAGAATCGAGGTGCCTTCGCCCACCGCGGGCCTCATGATGTCGATTGCCACTGGGTTGTCGTACCCCTTCACGGTGAAGAGGACCAGGTCCGCCTTCCACGAGCCGTCCGGCCTCTCGAATGCCTCCGGCCTGATAGTGAAGTCGCCGGCGGTGACACTCTCCACCTTCAGCCCGCGCTCCCTGATCGCCTTCAGGTGCTCCCCGCGCGCGACAAAGCGCACGTCGTTTCCCGCCCTGTGCAGCACCGCGCCGAAGTAGCCGCCGACCGCACCCGAGCCCATGACTAGGATCTTCATATCGCCTCTTCACGTATTAATCTGTGAAACGAAGTCGTGGACTTACATCGGTCAGTATCATAGCCTGTGCCGAGGCATGAGGCAAACCTGATGAGCGGTCGGCTGTTAACCGATTGGTCATACCACAGACGATGGAACCTTTTTGACTGATAAAACGTCTTACTATTATCCGCGCAGCCCGGAAACACACACACCTTGCCTAAGATAACGCTTGCTCTCGTTACATTGCTGGCGCTCTTCTTAACCCTGGGCTGCGCGGCTTCCCCCGCCGCCGCACCTTCGGATATCCCGGAAAGAACGGACACCCCGTAAAGCAAGATCGACTGCTCCGACGCGTTGAACTACCTGGAATGCGGCGGCCCTCCAACTGAGCATGTTGTCCCGGCCTCAATCATGGCAACAATCCCTGTTTACCCCAACGCAGTCGAAGAGAGCCTGACCGCGCCACTTTACTGGCCTGTAACCTCTACGCCATCAGACATCTGCAGCGGTACCGACTGCCCGACCATCCAGGGGGCCCACAGGTATTTCTCCACAGAAAGCTACGCGCCCAATGTGCACGCGTGGTACCGGGAGCGGATGGCAGAGGCGGGCTATCTAAGCAAGGGCGGATCGTCCGGCCGCACCCCGTACGGAGAATTCGAGTCTGCCCGGTTCTTCAAGACGGATAAGCCTGATACAACCGTCCAGGTAAGCACGCTGATTTCCAGCATCTCCTCACGACGGTTACCTCTGACTATTGCCATATCCGTTGAAAGAGACATATTCCGCCCGAGGCCCACGGACTCATACCTTCCGTCCAATATTAACTCGATCGGTATCGATTACGTCTCTTGGGACGGCGTGCGAAGATCGGCCGAGGTGACCGACCGTGAGACCGCCGATGATATGGCGCGCATATTCAACCGGATGCCTCCGAGGCCGACGGACCAGACCTACTTTTGCCGCCCGGGTGCGGGGATACTTGAACTGGGAACAACAACCACTGAGATCAGGGACCAGCACCCAACGATACGGCTCCAGTTGCGGACTTCCCAGGGATCGCAAGAAGTGCGCATCATCCACGGCTGTCCCTTCCGGGTAGAGTTCGGAGCGCATCCCGACTTGCAAGATACTCGCAACCTGCTATGGGAGGCCGTGGAGGTAGCCCTGGGGGTGCGAGTCAAGGAAAATATATCTATATCCGCACCACCGGCCTACCCTACTCCACCGCCTGCTCCGATACCTACCGTGAACCCCATGTCCATGCTAACCCCTGAGTGGAACATGGCCGCTTATTACGCGTGGCCGGACAAATACAAATTTATGGTGGGAGAAGATCTGGCAGTCAGGTTTGCCTATCCTGAATCTCCCGAGCTCTGGGCAGGGTTCGCCTTCGTTACGCACGTTCCGAGCGGCTCCGGCCTTACCTTGCGCAGGACCTTCGGCAGCCCCGAGCCTGAACGGGACATCCCTCAGGAGCCGCCATTTATAGAGCGTTCTAGCGGCAACCTCATCATCCTGGGTGTGGATGTGAGCGTGATGCGCCATTACACTACGCGGGGTGGCAAGGCGAGGCTGGACGCGCTCCTTGAGGATGAAGAGTCGATGAGGCAAATCTTGCATCGCGGCGGAGATATATGGGGCTGGAGCGTCTCAGAGCAGCCTGCCCAGTCTACTCCTTGAGCTCCACCAGGATGTTCTTGTAGCGCTTCTTGGAGTTGTTGACCAGGCGGTGGGGCTGATTGTCATCCAGAAACTCCGCCTCGCCTATTTCCGGCTCGAAGTCCAGGACGGCGCCGTCCTCGTACTCGGCGGTGATGCCGCCGTCCTCGATGGTCACGGTTACATAGTCGCGCGCGTGCTTGTGCCACGGGCTGGCCTCTCCCGGCTCAACCGTGAGCTGCCAGATACGGACCTTATCGTTCTCGAACAGCACCTCGGATGCAATCG comes from the SAR202 cluster bacterium genome and includes:
- the lepB gene encoding signal peptidase I, which codes for MRMPLEIYVVRGHSMRPSLREGDVLIVRSLRPGARLKRGDIVAALDPRERTRRTLKRVIGLSGEEIALVDGELLVNGAALPEPYLRGGPPYLGEGGLRLRLGAGEVFLMGDNRLQSTDSRDYGPVHVADVLGRVRWRLWAGKPRSGAGASPASRP
- the hemB gene encoding porphobilinogen synthase encodes the protein MASFPKLRQRRLRKNQAIRTLVQETRLSVGDLINPMFVTHGRDVRADIKPMPGVQQLSLDHLIRECESVAEMGIPGVLLFGIPKSKDAEGTEAYDSAGIIQEAIRVIKQTVPHLLVITDVCLCEYTSHGHCGVLFESGDVDNDRTLQLLARTAVRQAEAGADIVAPSAMMDGQVGAIREALDSAGFGHTPIMAYSAKYASGFYGPFRTAAGSTPQFGDRRGYQMDPPNVREAMREIDQDLAEGADMVMVKPALAYLDVIAKAKQTFNAPIAAYNVSGEYAMVKAAAANGWVDGQRVTTEILTAIKRAGADMIITYHAKEIAQWIKAG
- a CDS encoding alpha/beta fold hydrolase, producing the protein MTTGHQADTTVRHSTVTLAGRPVRYSQAGEGLAEAVIFIHGGASTRRDWEETLSAMAASYSVYAPDLIGYGESDKSLPRYSLPHFTDCIRDFMAALGIRKAHFVGHSLGGRVCLEMASQFPEAVASLTLVAPMGLGRLTVLGQALVGAVWVKLNVLRSPLPYPRLDIRLSDPAVASFGSIAVPALVVWGKRDMYFPHRYGRTIAATLRNASFELFEECGHAPHRESPQRFQALLTQFLNGGR
- a CDS encoding cupin domain-containing protein, which codes for MPYFYKSSAVPKRELIKGATLRTMWGDKIMMSLLETDPHSVIPIHTHPHEQAGIVMEGEFEMTIGDEVRHMKPGDCYVIPGGVPHGVKGYSMKAVALDIFSPPREEYKPETKKVTSEWKEVKK
- a CDS encoding cupin domain-containing protein gives rise to the protein MVRGLKKLGPIASEVLFENDKVRIWQLTVEPGEASPWHKHARDYVTVTIEDGGITAEYEDGAVLDFEPEIGEAEFLDDNQPHRLVNNSKKRYKNILVELKE
- the cobA gene encoding uroporphyrinogen-III C-methyltransferase; its protein translation is MPYPEPRTPYPARPARGVVVLVGAGPGDPGLITVRGMEWLARADVVVYDRLVDERLIARARPGAELIDVGKAPGDKKNRQPDINELLIGHVREGKTVVRLKGGDPFVFGRGGEEVLALVEAGLPFEVVPGITSAIAAPAYAGIPVTHRGISTSVTIVTGSEAPGKDDPSVDWKRVLQPKGTAVILMGWENLKQITTGLIASGTPPETPIALVYWGTEPYQKAVSGTLADIIEIATAAGISNPVVAIVGEVVKLRERLRWFDNRPLFGKRVLVTRTRSQASVLSDLLSREGAQPIEIPTIEIQPVEDFCEVDGELAGLAGYNWVVFTSVNAIDIVFERLSAGGRDARAFGPAKIAAIGSSSADALRAKGIVADAVADDAASEGIVGTLVAMGIAGAKILFPRAEKSRDIISRGLTSAGASVKEVVIYRNVRPADAAERLNRAMEAPLDVVTFASSSSVRNLVDLLGGDITKLGAPLVACIGPVTAAAARDLGLRVDIVGKDQTIRGLVDAIRQHFVEAEAARNG
- a CDS encoding 2-dehydropantoate 2-reductase, whose translation is MKILVMGSGAVGGYFGAVLHRAGNDVRFVARGEHLKAIRERGLKVESVTAGDFTIRPEAFERPDGSWKADLVLFTVKGYDNPVAIDIMRPAVGEGTSILTLQNGIGSGDALGKAFGKGKVLLGVTYVDASRKDAGFIIEEGGNCNIIFGEEDGSLSPRATTVNEALAAAKINVTLSPNIMFELWKKLIYICGLSGMTCITRSPLKDILAEPRTLDVMREVMREAVAAAKAKGVEMEPGYVEGIIAKWIATGGKNTSSMYTDLIRDNPMEVEVLNGAVARIAHEMRVPALGNEFILACLLPQHKRAMAARNK
- the sodN gene encoding superoxide dismutase, Ni: MRIGAAIRRVLPVREGHAHCDIPCGIYDPIVAKIAAQTVHKMAMRIKALSSPTGDAAQAYTMTRLIAVKEHHAEICKREVDILWHDYFKPEHLTKYPDLHTLVWETTKLASANKQNVDPDSAQKLVEKVDKIAEIFWATKGVTYSDPNATVRFGK